Below is a genomic region from Deinococcus koreensis.
CGCTGTTCCGCACGCTGAGCGGCCTGCAGCGCCCCTCGGGCGGCAGCGCCGCGTGGCAGGGCCAGCCGCTGACCAGTGGCAAGCCCGAGTTCAACGTCTCACACGGGGTCTCCCAGTGCCCCGAGGGCCGCCTGCTGTTTCCGGAACTGAGCGTGCAGAAGAACCTGCGCCTGGGCGCCTACGTGCACCGCAAAGACCCCGCCGGCACCGAGCGGGAACTCCAGCGCGTGTACGAGCTGTTTCCCATCCTGGTCGAGAAGAAGCACGATCCGGCGGGCAGCCTGTCGGGCGGGCAGCAGCAGATGGTCGCCATCGCCCGCGCACTGATGGCCCGGCCCTCCCTGCTGCTGCTCGACGAGCCCTCGCTGGGGCTGGCGCCACTGGTGGTCGAGCAGGTCTTCGA
It encodes:
- a CDS encoding ABC transporter ATP-binding protein; the encoded protein is MLDVRDLSVKYGAFTALHGLSLNVNPGEIVVLLGANGSGKSTLFRTLSGLQRPSGGSAAWQGQPLTSGKPEFNVSHGVSQCPEGRLLFPELSVQKNLRLGAYVHRKDPAGTERELQRVYELFPILVEKKHDPAGSLSGGQQQMVAIARALMARPSLLLLDEPSLGLAPLVVEQVFETVQRVNQAGVSVLLAEQNAFAALGIAHRGYVLESGKITLQGTSGELMNDDRVRSAYLGV